CACTAATAAGGGAGCGGCCTGGTTCCTCTGTCAAGAATTTCGACAAGACTCGTATAAAGATAGAGCCGTTCCTTGCCCTTGCCGCTGATGTCATGGACAATGCCCAATTCCTTCAGGTTATTCAGAGCGGTGCGTGTGGTCGGGACTGTCAGCGACAGCGCTTTCGCAGCATCGATCGCGGAAACAACAGCCTTGCTTCGCAAGAGAGCATGAACTTCGCGGGCGCTGATGCCAGCGCGTTTCAGGCCTTCGATTTTGGCCAGGTCGCCGGCAAAGAGCGCCGCAATGGCATGGCTGGTGTCGACAACCTGGCCGGCTGTTTCGGCAACGCCTGTGAGGAAAAACTTCAGCCAGCCTTCCCAATCTCCCGTCTGCCGTACAGCATTCAGTCGCTCGTAATATTCCTGCCGATTGTTCTTGAAGAACAGACTCAAATACAGAGCAGGCTGCTTCAGGTTACCCATCGCCATCAGAAAAAATGTGATCAGCAAGCGGCCGATACGGCCGTTCCCATCCAGAAACGGGTGGATTGTTTCAAACTGCGCGTGAATGAGCCCGGCGTCAATGAAAGACGGGTAGGGGCGTTCGCCGGCATGAAGATATTTTTCGAATGGGTCGAGACATTCCATCAGCCGATTCGGCGGAGGCGGGACGTACATTGCGTTGCCGGGGCGGGAACCGCCAATCCAGTTTTGAGAGGTTCGAAATTCCCCAGGCTGCTTGTTGCTGCCGCGTCCTTTGGAGAGAAGAATTTCATGCATTTCCCGGATAAGGCGGAGAGACAAAGGGAAGCCGCCCCGCATCCGCTGGAGTCCATGTTCCAGCGCGGCCACGTAGGACGAGACTTCGGTCACGTCGTCCAAAGGCACCGATGGCGTTTCCTGGCTTTCATATAAGAGCAAATCAGACAAGCTGGATTGGGTGCCTTCGATCTGTGAAGACAGCACCGCTTCCTTCCGGACATAGTAATAAAGGAGAAGATTAGCGTCCGGCAGGACTTCAGAGACGCCTTCCAGGCGGCCGATCGCTTCTCCGGCGCGAACCATAAGCTTTTGAAGGGGAATGAGATCCAGCGCCGGATTGGGCGGCAAAGGGGGCGGCAGGAAGGCCTGATAAGTGTCCCCTGCAATGCTGGATTGGAGGTAAGTTCCCAGCCGCGTGGTTGCCGGCATATCTTTTCTTTCTACTCCTTGAAAAGAAAATATATGCCATTAAGTATTTCTTTATCAATCCGAAAGCGTGGCAAAACTCCGCTATCCGGCAAGCAAAGATAAGTTGATGGACTATTTTTCCCCGTCCGCGTTACGCTGCGTATTTCATCGCGTCGGAATGTTTCAATTCCAGGCCCAGACCTGGACGCTGCGGATCGGGGCACAGAAGACCATCGACGGGTTCGAGGACATTATCGAAAAGCATCCGCTCAATGCGGACGTGATCGTGAAAGTATTCGAGATGGCAGGCGGACGGAATCCCGCAACAAAGATGCGCGTGAATCGACGGCGCCGTGTGAGCCGATAAAGGGAGGTGGTGTGCGTTCGCGAGCGCCGCCGCTTCGAGAAAGCCCGTCACGCCGGCACAGCGCGTCGCGTCCGCCTGCAAGACATCGACAGCCTGAGCATCCAGCATGCGGCGGAAGTAAGTCGTGTCGTAACCGTATTCGCCGGCCGCGATGTCCATGCCGGCCGGCGCTCGATCGCGGATCAGGCGCAAGCCGTCGAGGTCGTCCGAGGAGACCGGTTCTTCGAACCACTTCACGTCATAAGCCGCAAAATTCTCGGCAAAATCCAGCGCCTGTTTCCGTGTGTACGCTCCGTTGGCATCGACGAAGAGATCGGCGTTTGCACCGATCGACTGTTTTGCCGCTCGTACGCGATAGAGGTCGGCGGAAGGATTCGAGCCGACCTTCATTTTGACCTTTGTAATGCCTTGCCCGACCCACACCGCGAACTGAGCCCGAATCTGCTCGATCGAATAGGAGGTAAAGCCTCCGCTGCCATAGACCGGGATACCGCGGCGGACACCGCCGAGAAGCAGCGCAAGAGGCACGTTGAGAATTCGCGCCTTCAGATCCCACAGCGCAATATCGACGGCTGCTATCGCATGCGATGCGATGCCGGGCCGCCCGATGTTTCGAACTGCGCGAAGCATCGAGCTCCAGCGTTCTTCGATGGTCATCGCGTCTTTCCCGAGGATGAGCGGGGTCAGGACGCGGTCGACCAGGCGTCCGGCCGCCAGGTCGCCGTAGGTGAAGCCGATGCCGGTCTGTCCGCCGGCATGAGCTTCAACGATGATGATCGTGGTCGAGTCCCATTCGATCGTGCCATCAGCCTCGGGAAAATCCGTCGGGATGGTGAATGCGGAGACGTCGAGTTGTGTAACAGGAATCGACACGGCTACACCAGCTCGCGCACGCGATCTTCCGCGACCGTCGTGACGATCTTTGCGCGATTGGGCTCGCCGCGGAGGAGCGATTCTGCAAATTTCTCCGCCTGTTTCATCGAAACTTTCGGAGGCATCGGCGGTTCATACGGATCGACCACAGCCTGCACAAGAACGGGCCCCGGAGTGTTCAGCGCCTGCTCGACCAGCTTGCCGCAATCGGCCGGGTCCTCGATCGTGAGGCCGGTTCCGCCACATGCCTGAGCGAAGAGTGCGAAGTTGATCGGCTGAAGATCACAGCCGAATTCGGGATTGCCCAGGAAGACCATCTGTTCCCATTTGATCTGGCCCAGCGTGTTGTTCTTGATGACGAAGACTTTTACCGGCAATTTGTATTTCACGCAGGTCGCGAATTCCGCCATCAGCATCGAAAACCCGCCGTCTCCAACAAAAGCGACGGACGGCCTGTTCGGATATGCGACCTGGGCGGCGATAGCGTATGGAAGGCCGGGCGCCATCGTTGCCAGATTGCCCGAGAGCGAATGCAGCTGTCCGCGCTTCACCGGGATATGGCGTGCCCACCAGGTGGCGATCGTTCCCGAATCGCATGAAATGATGGCATTTTCCGGTAGAAATTTGCCGAGCTCCCAAGCCACGACCTGGGGCTTCATCGGTTTATCCATCCGTGTACCGTAGGCTTCCATCACGGCCCACCACTGCCTCATTCCCGACTGCGCGCGTTCAAGAAACCGCCGGTGCTTATTTCGCATCAGCAGCGGCATCAACCGTTGCAGCGTCCTCTTGGCGTCTCCGACCAGTCCGACTTCAACGGGATAACGCAAACCGATCCGCATCGGATCCAGTTCAATTTGAACCGCGTGTGCCTGTCCCGGTTTTGGAAGGAATTCGATGTAGGGGAAGGATGTTCCGATCATCAACAGCGTATCGCAGTTTTCCATCGCTTCCTGTGACGGTTTTGTTCCAAGCAGGCCGATGCCGCCCGTGGTATATGGACTCGAATCGGGAACTGCAGCTTTGCCGAGCAACGCCTTGACGATGGGCGCGCCAAGCGTCTCGGCGAGGACTTCGAGTTCATCTGTTGCGGCGAGCGCTCCCCGTCCCACGAGAATCACGATGCGTTTTCCCGAATTCAACAGGTAGGCGGCGCGTTCGATGTCCGTATCCGGAGGGACCTGGGCGCCCATGGCGCAAACATCGGAGGTGTGATGAGGAATATTGCGGTGGGACAAATGCTTGCGGTCAATTTCCTCTTCCTGTGTATCCACCGGAATCGTGATGTGGGATACGCCATGATATGCAAGGGCCGTACGGCAGGCGAGGTCGGTCACGTTTTCAACGTGGGTGGCGCTCATGACCCGCGTGTTATAGACCGCGACATCCATGAACACTTTGTCGAGTTCGACATCCTGCTGCGTATGCGTCTGGACAAGGTCGTGATACTGAAGTCCCGTGATGGCGAGTACCGGCTGGCCATCCAGCTTTGCATCGTAGAGACCGTTCAGCAGGTGAAGACCACCCGGGCCGGAAGTCGCGAGGCAGACGCCAAGTTTTCCCGTGTACTTGGCATAAGCGCAAGCCATGAAAGCCGCCGCTTCTTCATGCCGCACCTGGACAAAGCGGATTTTATCGGCGCGCTTCCGCAACGCTTCCATGATTCCGTTGATGCCGTCCCCTGGCAATCCAAAGACCACATCCACGCCCCAATCGTGAATTGCATCAATCAAGATGTCGGACGCTGTCATTTTCATGGAGTCCTCCCCTTTTATATTCGACTTCAAGGGGACGCAATTGTCAGCACGCGCGACTCGCATGTAAACTCAAGCAACATCTGGAGGCGCGCAATGAACAGACAGACACGGCCCGCATGCCTGGCGATGATTGGCATGCTGGCGGCGGCACTGACTTCTTACGGCCAAGGCAAGCGGGCCATGACAGTCGATGATTTGATTACGACTATCCGGGTAGGCGATCCGCAGTTGTCGCCGGACGGGAAGCGCGTCCTCTACACACGCACGACAACGGCGCTCGATACGGGAAGGCGCAATTCCGATATCTGGCTGGTCTCTGCCGATGGTTCATCGGCCGCGCGCCAGTTTATCGGCGGCGAGAAGAGCGAGAATACGGCGCGATTCACTCCCGACGGCAGGCGTGTAGTCTTCATGTCGAACCGCGATGGAGCCTTTCAAGTGTACGCCGCGGATTCGCAGGGCAATAATCCGAAGGCAATCACGAAAATCTCCGGCGGCGTGCAGGCGCCGATGATTGTCTCGCCGGATAGTAAGAAGGTTGCCTTCGTCTCCGACGTGTATCCGCAGTGCAAAGACGAAGACTGCAACCGGCGCACGCGCGAGGCGCAGGAAAAAGATCCATCCAAGGTGCGCGTGCTGACGGGTCTTCCGTTCCGGCACTGGGACGAGTGGCGCATCGGCATCCGCCATCACATTTTCGTGACCGATATCGATAGCGGCGAAACACGTGACGTCACGCCGGGCGACTTCGATTCGCCGCCGCACTTTTACGAAGACGGCAATATGACGTTTTCACCGGATAGCCGGTCCATTGCATTTGTCTCCAACCGCGACGGCCGCGACAAAGAAATGATGGACACCAATGACGACGTCTGGCTCGTTCCGGTGACCGGAGGCGATGCAAAACGGATCACGACTAATCCGGCGAAGGATGACCAGCCGACCTGGTCGCCCGACGGCAAGACCCTGGCGATCCGGTCTCAGCGCCGCGCCGGTTTCGAGTCGGATCGCTGGTATCTCGATCTCTACGATCAAGCCAAGGGAACGAAACGTACATTGTTCGAATCGCCCGACCTTTCGGTCGACGACTTTATCTTCACTCCGGACGGGCGATCCATCGTGTTTGCCGCCGAGGATAAGGGGCTGGTGAACCTGTACACGATTCCGCTTTCCGGTGGCACGCCCAAAGTTCTGGTGAAAGGCGGAGCAGTCGGACAATTTCAGGCTGGACCGAACTTCATCGTCTTTTCGAAATCAACCTTCGACGCGCCGCCGGATCTGTTTCGAGTGTCCTCCGATGGCGAATCGACAAAGCGGCTCACCGACGAAAACGGCTCGCGGCTGAGCCAGATCAACGCGCCGCAGTATGAAGCGATGACCGTGGCCGGAGCGGGCGGCACTCCTATCCAATACTGGCTTTTGAAGCCGCCTGGTTTTGATTCGTCGAAAAAATATCCGGTTGTTTTCATGATTCACGGCGGTCCCCAGGGAGCGTGGGAAGACGGATGGTCGTACCGCTGGAATCCCGAACTGTGGGCCTCACAAGGTTGGGTCATTGCGGCTCCGAATCCGCGGGGATCGTTCGGCTTCGGTCAGGAGTTCGTCGACGAGATATCTCAAGACTGGTGCGGTAAGGCAATGACCGACCTCACGGCGGTGTTTGATAGCGTGACGAAGCTCCCTTATGTCGATCCGCAGCGAACGGCCATCGCGGGCGCAAGCTATGGAGGCTATGCCGTTGATTGGATCATCGGTCACACGAATCGATTCAAGGCCGCCGTATCGCACGATGGCGTCTTCAATCTGGAAACGATGTCGCTGGAGAGCGAGGAGCTGTGGTTCACCGACTGGGAGTCGGGCGGTCCGCCGTCGAGCGCCGCTGCACGGCGGCATTTCGGGCGCTGTTCGCCACATCTCTCCGCTGCGAACATCAAGACACCGACTCTCGTCATCACCAACGAGCAGGATTTCCGTGTGCCCGTCGATCAGGGACTGCAGCTTTTCACCGCGCTGCGGCGAAATGGCGTTCCATCCGAAGCGCTGGTGTTTCCCGATGAAGGCCATTGGGTCCTGAACCCCATGAACAGCAAGCGATGGCATGAAACGGTGTTTGCCTGGATCAGGAAATATATTGGCCAATAGGAGCAAAGATATGAAAGCGCAACTCGTGGGCATTCTGCATCCCGGTGAGATGGGCATATCCATTGCGGCTTCCGCAAAGAACAGCGGTTGCGACGTCTATTGGGCTTCGCAGGGCCGCAGCGCCTCGACCCGCGAACGCGTCGCCAAAGTCGGCCTGCACGAAGCGGCAACCGTCGCTGAACTGTGCGGGAAGTGCGGGATTGTGATCAGCGTCTGTCCGCCGCATGCCGCGGAAGATGTGGCGAACGAAGTGATCCGTTCCGGCTTCCGCGGCCTCTTCGTCGATGCCAACGCGATAGCGCCGCAGCGGACCGAAAAGATTGCGGAAGCCATGACGAAAGCGGATGTGGCATTCGTCGATGGAGGCATCATCGGCTTTCCAGCATGGAAACCGCACACGACTTGTCTCTATTTATCCGGACCGCGTTCGGATGAGGCTGCATTGTGTTTTTCGGCCGGTCCGCTCGATACCAAAGTCCTCGGCGATCAAATCGGTAAAGCCTCCGCTTTGAAGATGTGCTACGCCGCAAATACCAAGGGCACCGTCGCTCTGCTTGCCGCAATTGTGGCAACCGCGGAAAACCTGGGAGTCCGCGAAGCCTTGTTCGAGCAATGGAAACACGACGATCCTGCATTGCCCGGCCAGGTTGAAAAGCGAATTCAGGCGAATGCGCCTAAAGCGTGGAGATTTGTAGGGGAGATGGAAGAAATCTCACGAACGTTCCACGCCGCGGGAACTCCCGGAGAATTTCATGCCGGCGCCGCCGACATCTATGCCCGCCTTGCCCGATTCAAAGACGCGAAGACGCCACCGGCGCTCGAAGACATCCTCGCTGCATTGACGGAAGGCGTGAATATCAAGTGAGCGTACTCCCCTCCTTTTCAAGGAGGGGAACGTGTTTGATTCCGATTCGTTCACACCTTCTACATCATGTTTCACAAAAT
This window of the Terriglobia bacterium genome carries:
- a CDS encoding DUF1932 domain-containing protein, producing the protein MKAQLVGILHPGEMGISIAASAKNSGCDVYWASQGRSASTRERVAKVGLHEAATVAELCGKCGIVISVCPPHAAEDVANEVIRSGFRGLFVDANAIAPQRTEKIAEAMTKADVAFVDGGIIGFPAWKPHTTCLYLSGPRSDEAALCFSAGPLDTKVLGDQIGKASALKMCYAANTKGTVALLAAIVATAENLGVREALFEQWKHDDPALPGQVEKRIQANAPKAWRFVGEMEEISRTFHAAGTPGEFHAGAADIYARLARFKDAKTPPALEDILAALTEGVNIK
- a CDS encoding S9 family peptidase; translation: MNRQTRPACLAMIGMLAAALTSYGQGKRAMTVDDLITTIRVGDPQLSPDGKRVLYTRTTTALDTGRRNSDIWLVSADGSSAARQFIGGEKSENTARFTPDGRRVVFMSNRDGAFQVYAADSQGNNPKAITKISGGVQAPMIVSPDSKKVAFVSDVYPQCKDEDCNRRTREAQEKDPSKVRVLTGLPFRHWDEWRIGIRHHIFVTDIDSGETRDVTPGDFDSPPHFYEDGNMTFSPDSRSIAFVSNRDGRDKEMMDTNDDVWLVPVTGGDAKRITTNPAKDDQPTWSPDGKTLAIRSQRRAGFESDRWYLDLYDQAKGTKRTLFESPDLSVDDFIFTPDGRSIVFAAEDKGLVNLYTIPLSGGTPKVLVKGGAVGQFQAGPNFIVFSKSTFDAPPDLFRVSSDGESTKRLTDENGSRLSQINAPQYEAMTVAGAGGTPIQYWLLKPPGFDSSKKYPVVFMIHGGPQGAWEDGWSYRWNPELWASQGWVIAAPNPRGSFGFGQEFVDEISQDWCGKAMTDLTAVFDSVTKLPYVDPQRTAIAGASYGGYAVDWIIGHTNRFKAAVSHDGVFNLETMSLESEELWFTDWESGGPPSSAAARRHFGRCSPHLSAANIKTPTLVITNEQDFRVPVDQGLQLFTALRRNGVPSEALVFPDEGHWVLNPMNSKRWHETVFAWIRKYIGQ
- a CDS encoding Fic family protein, producing the protein MPATTRLGTYLQSSIAGDTYQAFLPPPLPPNPALDLIPLQKLMVRAGEAIGRLEGVSEVLPDANLLLYYYVRKEAVLSSQIEGTQSSLSDLLLYESQETPSVPLDDVTEVSSYVAALEHGLQRMRGGFPLSLRLIREMHEILLSKGRGSNKQPGEFRTSQNWIGGSRPGNAMYVPPPPNRLMECLDPFEKYLHAGERPYPSFIDAGLIHAQFETIHPFLDGNGRIGRLLITFFLMAMGNLKQPALYLSLFFKNNRQEYYERLNAVRQTGDWEGWLKFFLTGVAETAGQVVDTSHAIAALFAGDLAKIEGLKRAGISAREVHALLRSKAVVSAIDAAKALSLTVPTTRTALNNLKELGIVHDISGKGKERLYLYTSLVEILDRGTRPLPY
- a CDS encoding thiamine pyrophosphate-dependent enzyme; translation: MKMTASDILIDAIHDWGVDVVFGLPGDGINGIMEALRKRADKIRFVQVRHEEAAAFMACAYAKYTGKLGVCLATSGPGGLHLLNGLYDAKLDGQPVLAITGLQYHDLVQTHTQQDVELDKVFMDVAVYNTRVMSATHVENVTDLACRTALAYHGVSHITIPVDTQEEEIDRKHLSHRNIPHHTSDVCAMGAQVPPDTDIERAAYLLNSGKRIVILVGRGALAATDELEVLAETLGAPIVKALLGKAAVPDSSPYTTGGIGLLGTKPSQEAMENCDTLLMIGTSFPYIEFLPKPGQAHAVQIELDPMRIGLRYPVEVGLVGDAKRTLQRLMPLLMRNKHRRFLERAQSGMRQWWAVMEAYGTRMDKPMKPQVVAWELGKFLPENAIISCDSGTIATWWARHIPVKRGQLHSLSGNLATMAPGLPYAIAAQVAYPNRPSVAFVGDGGFSMLMAEFATCVKYKLPVKVFVIKNNTLGQIKWEQMVFLGNPEFGCDLQPINFALFAQACGGTGLTIEDPADCGKLVEQALNTPGPVLVQAVVDPYEPPMPPKVSMKQAEKFAESLLRGEPNRAKIVTTVAEDRVRELV
- a CDS encoding enolase C-terminal domain-like protein; translation: MSIPVTQLDVSAFTIPTDFPEADGTIEWDSTTIIIVEAHAGGQTGIGFTYGDLAAGRLVDRVLTPLILGKDAMTIEERWSSMLRAVRNIGRPGIASHAIAAVDIALWDLKARILNVPLALLLGGVRRGIPVYGSGGFTSYSIEQIRAQFAVWVGQGITKVKMKVGSNPSADLYRVRAAKQSIGANADLFVDANGAYTRKQALDFAENFAAYDVKWFEEPVSSDDLDGLRLIRDRAPAGMDIAAGEYGYDTTYFRRMLDAQAVDVLQADATRCAGVTGFLEAAALANAHHLPLSAHTAPSIHAHLCCGIPSACHLEYFHDHVRIERMLFDNVLEPVDGLLCPDPQRPGLGLELKHSDAMKYAA